One genomic window of Trichomycterus rosablanca isolate fTriRos1 chromosome 1, fTriRos1.hap1, whole genome shotgun sequence includes the following:
- the agbl2 gene encoding cytosolic carboxypeptidase 2 isoform X1 encodes MQTSDDPYEKFILQHLKHYGLFTAQGSSSFQRNFSIGRLWDSSHNAVSTDRRHSLADQSHSTADSSDMEEEEPQPHQEQLSFNMEKYLRTRQLLIDFEGGRPVPRLREPQALFSIPSSSCPLQSVRWPVECGVICDKINHIEWDPPEPEPFYQQTGFERTPMPVSEEKGTTVYCIDSAMKTPYFTSSCVGGRRRHLKSFSSGANSQETPTLSFESRFESGNLQKAVKIGLYDYELTLRSDMYTTKHTQWFYFRVKNMKAGFKYRFTIINLMKSSSLYEAGMRPLLYSELGTWYKGEGWHRAGNNIRYYRNQSDIEGNALYSLTWTLQFPYDNDTCYFAHCYPYTYSDLQDYLRVVVSNPVTALYCKVRVLCRSLAGNSVYVLTITAPGSWQEQRNKRAVVVTARVHPGETNSSWMMQGFLDFLLGESADARLLRETFVFKVVPMLNPDGVVVGNYRCSLAGRDLNRYYCTLLRDLFPCVWYTRNMVKRLLAVREVVLYCDFHGHSRKNNVFMYGCNDSKDPSVCLQERVFPLMMSKNAKDKFSFRSCKFKMQKSKEGTGRIVMWRLGIKNSYTMESTFGGSTLGDRKGTHFSIRDLKSLGYHFCDTLLDFCDPDQTKTALCLTELGALLKQEIKQKLGKDVDSLDDLTNVDIESSTNGSNSTESDGLPAHLLSCTDQNVKVKKKHLRSRKERNRLRQQRAQSTESKESLLLNENFVTERTEEETTPMKEIQDKRQKGQLGRINQPGRTWIPHPTKRIAVADHVTFWGEKPDRHGTDYSSTIETGGSVVRYASCPSQRQLQRQPLIVTAIKHRLLSLPVQHYPMPFSEDVRAHPEMRGRSAVSNITLHRIIPDFIPDRHLEPCRSTHFFPTRSANQLKLRREQTTQSTIASLKCFTPEIQNSMGAMKTNHNHRNAAGLDVLHSEHSIEAKQFNKQKTEDSSFLPNLKTISRHGTRHEESSGDAGLRALRLAKLPGRREDAISSGSRSNEERSNVLPRLQKSVAKTTRSQASERLLQQE; translated from the exons TGCAACACTTGAAGCATTATGGACTTTTTACTG CCCAGGGTTCCTCATCTTTTCAGAGAAATTTCTCAATTGGTAGATTGTGGGACAGCAGCCATAATGCTGTGTCTACAGATCGCCGTCATTCACTGGCTGATCAAAGCCATTCAACAGCTGACAGCTCAGACATGGAAGAGGAGGAACCACAACCTCATCAGGAACAAC TCTCCTTTAATATGGAGAAGTATCTCAGAACAAGACAGCTGCTTATTGACTTTGAAGGTGGGCGGCCTGTCCCACGTCTGAGGGAACCACAGGCCCTTTTTTCTATTCCTTCAAGCTCCTGCCCCCTCCAAAGTGTTCGCTGGCCAGTTGAATGTGGAGTCATCTGTGACAAAATCAATCACATAG AATGGGATCCTCCAGAACCTGAGCCCTTTTATCAACAGACAGGATTTGAGCGTACCCCCATGCCAGTGTCAGAGGAAAAAGgaactactgtgtattgtataGACTCAG CCATGAAGACCCCCTATTTTACTTCTTCCTGTGTTGGTGGACGCAGAAGGCATTTAAAGAGTTTCTCATCTGGTGCTAACAGCCAAGAGACACCCACACTTTCCTTTGAGTCTCGATTTGAAAGTGGTAATCTCCAAAAAGCAGTTAAAAT TGGCCTTTATGACTATGAGCTCACCTTGCGCAGTGACATGTACACCACTAAGCACACACAGTGGTTCTATTTCCGTGTAAAAAATATGAAGGCAGGCTTCAAGTATCGTTTTACTATTATCAACCTGATGAAGTCCAGCAGTCTGTATGAAGCAGGTATGCGTCCTCTGCTATACTCTGAGCTCGGTACCTGGTATAAGGGAGAGGGCTGGCACCGTGCAGGCAACAACATTCG GTACTACCGGAATCAGAGTGACATCGAGGGGAATGCACTTTATTCCCTCACGTGGACGCTTCAGTTTCCTTATGACAATGATACCTGCTATTTTGCTCACTGCTACCCATACACCTACTCAGATCTTCAGGACTACCTGCGAGTTGTGGTTTCCAACCCGGTCACAGCACTGTACTGTAAAGTGCGGGTGCTGTGTCGCAGCTTGGCAGGTAACTCTGTGTATGTGCTGACTATAACAGCACCAGGCTCCTGGCAGGAGCAAAGGAACAAGCGAGCGGTGGTAGTGACAGCGCGAGTGCATCCTGGAGAAACAAACAGTTCATGGATGATGCAGGGCTTTTTGGATTTCCTGTTGGGCGAGTCAGCTGATGCACGTCTACTAAGGGAAACCTTTGTCTTTAAG GTAGTGCCAATGCTGAATCCTGATGGTGTGGTTGTTGGTAACTACCGCTGCTCGCTGGCTGGACGTGATCTAAACCGCTACTATTGCACTTTACTCCGGGACTTGTTTCCGTGTGTGTGGTACACTCGCAATATGGTGAAACG ATTGCTCGCTGTGAGAGAAGTGGTGCTCTACTGTGATTTTCACGGTCACAGCAGGAAAAACAATGTCTTTATGTACGGTTGTAATGACTCCAAAGATCCTTCAGTATGTCTTCAGGAGCGTGTCTTTCCACTGATGATGAGCAAAAATGCCAAAGACAAG TTTTCATTCAGGAGTTGTAAGTTCAAGATGCAGAAAAGCAAAGAAGGCACTGGCCGCATTGTAATGTGGAGGCTGGGTATCAAAAACAGCTATACAATGGAATCTACTTTTGGAGGATCCACTTTAG gGGACAGAAAAGGAACCCATTTTTCCATAAGAGACCTAAAGTCTTTGGGCTACCACTTTTGCGACACTCTTCTAGACTTCTGTGATCCAGACCAAACCAAG aCTGCACTTTGTCTAACTGAACTGGGAGCATTGTTAAAACAGGAGATCAAACAGAAACTGGGAAAAGATGTGGACTCACTAGATGACCTCACTAATGTAGATATCGAGTCCAG CACAAATGGGTCCAATAGCACAGAATCTGATGGCCTGCCTGCTCATCTTTTAAGCTGCACAGACCAG AATGTAAAAGTGAAGAAAAAACATTTGCGGAGCAGAAAAGAAAGGAACAGACTGCGGCAACAACGAGCACAGAGTACAGAATCCAag GAATCTCTACTTTTAAATGAAAATTTTGTGACCGAAAGAACTGAAGAGGAAACGACACCAATGAAAGAAATACAGGACAAAAGGCAAAAG GGACAATTAGGGAGGATAAATCAGCCTGGAAGGACCTGGATCCCACATCCAACAAAGCGCATTGCAGTTGCTGACCACGTGACATTTTGGGGAGAAAAGCCAGACAGG CATGGCACTGATTACTCCTCCACCATTGAAACTGGAGGGTCAGTGGTTCGTTATGCCTCTTGTCCATCCCAGAGGCAACTGCAGCGCCAACCCCTGATTGTCACTGCAATTAAGCACAGATTATTATCTCTGCCAGTCCAGCATTACCCCATGCCCTTCAGCGAAGATGTTAGAGCTCACCCAGAGATGAGAG GAAGATCTGCTGTGTCAAACATTACACTGCACAG GATTATTCCAGATTTCATTCCTGACAGACACCTGGAACCCTGCCGTTCTACCCACTTCTTCCCAACCCGTTCTGCCAACCAGCTAAAACTCAGACGGGAACAAACAACCCAATCAACCATCGCTTCCCTCAAATGCTTTACTcctgaaatacagaacagcaTGGGTGCCATGAAAACCAACCACAACCACAGAAATGCAGCAG GTTTGGATGTACTGCACAGTGAACACTCCATTGAAGCAAAGcagtttaataaacaaaaaacagagGACTCCTCTTTTCTTCCTAACCTTAAAACCATTAGCAGGCATGGTACAAG GCATGAGGAATCCTCAGGTGATGCTGGCCTGAGAGCTCTGAGGCTAGCGAAGTTACCTGGTAGAAGAGAAGATGCCATCTCATCAGGCAGCCGAAGCAACGAAG AAAGAAGTAATGTTTTACCAAGGCTGCAAAAAAGTGTAGCAAAAACCACAAGATCACAGGCTTCTGAGAGACTACTACAGCAGGAGTAA
- the agbl2 gene encoding cytosolic carboxypeptidase 2 isoform X2 produces the protein MQTSDDPYEKFILQHLKHYGLFTAQGSSSFQRNFSIGRLWDSSHNAVSTDRRHSLADQSHSTADSSDMEEEEPQPHQEQLSFNMEKYLRTRQLLIDFEGGRPVPRLREPQALFSIPSSSCPLQSVRWPVECGVICDKINHIEWDPPEPEPFYQQTGFERTPMPVSEEKGTTVYCIDSAMKTPYFTSSCVGGRRRHLKSFSSGANSQETPTLSFESRFESGNLQKAVKIGLYDYELTLRSDMYTTKHTQWFYFRVKNMKAGFKYRFTIINLMKSSSLYEAGMRPLLYSELGTWYKGEGWHRAGNNIRYYRNQSDIEGNALYSLTWTLQFPYDNDTCYFAHCYPYTYSDLQDYLRVVVSNPVTALYCKVRVLCRSLAGNSVYVLTITAPGSWQEQRNKRAVVVTARVHPGETNSSWMMQGFLDFLLGESADARLLRETFVFKVVPMLNPDGVVVGNYRCSLAGRDLNRYYCTLLRDLFPCVWYTRNMVKRLLAVREVVLYCDFHGHSRKNNVFMYGCNDSKDPSVCLQERVFPLMMSKNAKDKFSFRSCKFKMQKSKEGTGRIVMWRLGIKNSYTMESTFGGSTLGDRKGTHFSIRDLKSLGYHFCDTLLDFCDPDQTKTALCLTELGALLKQEIKQKLGKDVDSLDDLTNVDIESSTNGSNSTESDGLPAHLLSCTDQNVKVKKKHLRSRKERNRLRQQRAQSTESKESLLLNENFVTERTEEETTPMKEIQDKRQKGQLGRINQPGRTWIPHPTKRIAVADHVTFWGEKPDRRQLQRQPLIVTAIKHRLLSLPVQHYPMPFSEDVRAHPEMRGRSAVSNITLHRIIPDFIPDRHLEPCRSTHFFPTRSANQLKLRREQTTQSTIASLKCFTPEIQNSMGAMKTNHNHRNAAGLDVLHSEHSIEAKQFNKQKTEDSSFLPNLKTISRHGTRHEESSGDAGLRALRLAKLPGRREDAISSGSRSNEERSNVLPRLQKSVAKTTRSQASERLLQQE, from the exons TGCAACACTTGAAGCATTATGGACTTTTTACTG CCCAGGGTTCCTCATCTTTTCAGAGAAATTTCTCAATTGGTAGATTGTGGGACAGCAGCCATAATGCTGTGTCTACAGATCGCCGTCATTCACTGGCTGATCAAAGCCATTCAACAGCTGACAGCTCAGACATGGAAGAGGAGGAACCACAACCTCATCAGGAACAAC TCTCCTTTAATATGGAGAAGTATCTCAGAACAAGACAGCTGCTTATTGACTTTGAAGGTGGGCGGCCTGTCCCACGTCTGAGGGAACCACAGGCCCTTTTTTCTATTCCTTCAAGCTCCTGCCCCCTCCAAAGTGTTCGCTGGCCAGTTGAATGTGGAGTCATCTGTGACAAAATCAATCACATAG AATGGGATCCTCCAGAACCTGAGCCCTTTTATCAACAGACAGGATTTGAGCGTACCCCCATGCCAGTGTCAGAGGAAAAAGgaactactgtgtattgtataGACTCAG CCATGAAGACCCCCTATTTTACTTCTTCCTGTGTTGGTGGACGCAGAAGGCATTTAAAGAGTTTCTCATCTGGTGCTAACAGCCAAGAGACACCCACACTTTCCTTTGAGTCTCGATTTGAAAGTGGTAATCTCCAAAAAGCAGTTAAAAT TGGCCTTTATGACTATGAGCTCACCTTGCGCAGTGACATGTACACCACTAAGCACACACAGTGGTTCTATTTCCGTGTAAAAAATATGAAGGCAGGCTTCAAGTATCGTTTTACTATTATCAACCTGATGAAGTCCAGCAGTCTGTATGAAGCAGGTATGCGTCCTCTGCTATACTCTGAGCTCGGTACCTGGTATAAGGGAGAGGGCTGGCACCGTGCAGGCAACAACATTCG GTACTACCGGAATCAGAGTGACATCGAGGGGAATGCACTTTATTCCCTCACGTGGACGCTTCAGTTTCCTTATGACAATGATACCTGCTATTTTGCTCACTGCTACCCATACACCTACTCAGATCTTCAGGACTACCTGCGAGTTGTGGTTTCCAACCCGGTCACAGCACTGTACTGTAAAGTGCGGGTGCTGTGTCGCAGCTTGGCAGGTAACTCTGTGTATGTGCTGACTATAACAGCACCAGGCTCCTGGCAGGAGCAAAGGAACAAGCGAGCGGTGGTAGTGACAGCGCGAGTGCATCCTGGAGAAACAAACAGTTCATGGATGATGCAGGGCTTTTTGGATTTCCTGTTGGGCGAGTCAGCTGATGCACGTCTACTAAGGGAAACCTTTGTCTTTAAG GTAGTGCCAATGCTGAATCCTGATGGTGTGGTTGTTGGTAACTACCGCTGCTCGCTGGCTGGACGTGATCTAAACCGCTACTATTGCACTTTACTCCGGGACTTGTTTCCGTGTGTGTGGTACACTCGCAATATGGTGAAACG ATTGCTCGCTGTGAGAGAAGTGGTGCTCTACTGTGATTTTCACGGTCACAGCAGGAAAAACAATGTCTTTATGTACGGTTGTAATGACTCCAAAGATCCTTCAGTATGTCTTCAGGAGCGTGTCTTTCCACTGATGATGAGCAAAAATGCCAAAGACAAG TTTTCATTCAGGAGTTGTAAGTTCAAGATGCAGAAAAGCAAAGAAGGCACTGGCCGCATTGTAATGTGGAGGCTGGGTATCAAAAACAGCTATACAATGGAATCTACTTTTGGAGGATCCACTTTAG gGGACAGAAAAGGAACCCATTTTTCCATAAGAGACCTAAAGTCTTTGGGCTACCACTTTTGCGACACTCTTCTAGACTTCTGTGATCCAGACCAAACCAAG aCTGCACTTTGTCTAACTGAACTGGGAGCATTGTTAAAACAGGAGATCAAACAGAAACTGGGAAAAGATGTGGACTCACTAGATGACCTCACTAATGTAGATATCGAGTCCAG CACAAATGGGTCCAATAGCACAGAATCTGATGGCCTGCCTGCTCATCTTTTAAGCTGCACAGACCAG AATGTAAAAGTGAAGAAAAAACATTTGCGGAGCAGAAAAGAAAGGAACAGACTGCGGCAACAACGAGCACAGAGTACAGAATCCAag GAATCTCTACTTTTAAATGAAAATTTTGTGACCGAAAGAACTGAAGAGGAAACGACACCAATGAAAGAAATACAGGACAAAAGGCAAAAG GGACAATTAGGGAGGATAAATCAGCCTGGAAGGACCTGGATCCCACATCCAACAAAGCGCATTGCAGTTGCTGACCACGTGACATTTTGGGGAGAAAAGCCAGACAGG AGGCAACTGCAGCGCCAACCCCTGATTGTCACTGCAATTAAGCACAGATTATTATCTCTGCCAGTCCAGCATTACCCCATGCCCTTCAGCGAAGATGTTAGAGCTCACCCAGAGATGAGAG GAAGATCTGCTGTGTCAAACATTACACTGCACAG GATTATTCCAGATTTCATTCCTGACAGACACCTGGAACCCTGCCGTTCTACCCACTTCTTCCCAACCCGTTCTGCCAACCAGCTAAAACTCAGACGGGAACAAACAACCCAATCAACCATCGCTTCCCTCAAATGCTTTACTcctgaaatacagaacagcaTGGGTGCCATGAAAACCAACCACAACCACAGAAATGCAGCAG GTTTGGATGTACTGCACAGTGAACACTCCATTGAAGCAAAGcagtttaataaacaaaaaacagagGACTCCTCTTTTCTTCCTAACCTTAAAACCATTAGCAGGCATGGTACAAG GCATGAGGAATCCTCAGGTGATGCTGGCCTGAGAGCTCTGAGGCTAGCGAAGTTACCTGGTAGAAGAGAAGATGCCATCTCATCAGGCAGCCGAAGCAACGAAG AAAGAAGTAATGTTTTACCAAGGCTGCAAAAAAGTGTAGCAAAAACCACAAGATCACAGGCTTCTGAGAGACTACTACAGCAGGAGTAA
- the agbl2 gene encoding cytosolic carboxypeptidase 2 isoform X3, giving the protein MQTSDDPYEKFILQHLKHYGLFTAQGSSSFQRNFSIGRLWDSSHNAVSTDRRHSLADQSHSTADSSDMEEEEPQPHQEQLSFNMEKYLRTRQLLIDFEGGRPVPRLREPQALFSIPSSSCPLQSVRWPVECGVICDKINHIEWDPPEPEPFYQQTGFERTPMPVSEEKGTTVYCIDSAMKTPYFTSSCVGGRRRHLKSFSSGANSQETPTLSFESRFESGNLQKAVKIGLYDYELTLRSDMYTTKHTQWFYFRVKNMKAGFKYRFTIINLMKSSSLYEAGMRPLLYSELGTWYKGEGWHRAGNNIRYYRNQSDIEGNALYSLTWTLQFPYDNDTCYFAHCYPYTYSDLQDYLRVVVSNPVTALYCKVRVLCRSLAGNSVYVLTITAPGSWQEQRNKRAVVVTARVHPGETNSSWMMQGFLDFLLGESADARLLRETFVFKVVPMLNPDGVVVGNYRCSLAGRDLNRYYCTLLRDLFPCVWYTRNMVKRLLAVREVVLYCDFHGHSRKNNVFMYGCNDSKDPSVCLQERVFPLMMSKNAKDKFSFRSCKFKMQKSKEGTGRIVMWRLGIKNSYTMESTFGGSTLGDRKGTHFSIRDLKSLGYHFCDTLLDFCDPDQTKTALCLTELGALLKQEIKQKLGKDVDSLDDLTNVDIESSTNGSNSTESDGLPAHLLSCTDQNVKVKKKHLRSRKERNRLRQQRAQSTESKESLLLNENFVTERTEEETTPMKEIQDKRQKGQLGRINQPGRTWIPHPTKRIAVADHVTFWGEKPDRHGTDYSSTIETGGSVVRYASCPSQRQLQRQPLIVTAIKHRLLSLPVQHYPMPFSEDVRAHPEMRGRSAVSNITLHRIIPDFIPDRHLEPCRSTHFFPTRSANQLKLRREQTTQSTIASLKCFTPEIQNSMGAMKTNHNHRNAAGMRNPQVMLA; this is encoded by the exons TGCAACACTTGAAGCATTATGGACTTTTTACTG CCCAGGGTTCCTCATCTTTTCAGAGAAATTTCTCAATTGGTAGATTGTGGGACAGCAGCCATAATGCTGTGTCTACAGATCGCCGTCATTCACTGGCTGATCAAAGCCATTCAACAGCTGACAGCTCAGACATGGAAGAGGAGGAACCACAACCTCATCAGGAACAAC TCTCCTTTAATATGGAGAAGTATCTCAGAACAAGACAGCTGCTTATTGACTTTGAAGGTGGGCGGCCTGTCCCACGTCTGAGGGAACCACAGGCCCTTTTTTCTATTCCTTCAAGCTCCTGCCCCCTCCAAAGTGTTCGCTGGCCAGTTGAATGTGGAGTCATCTGTGACAAAATCAATCACATAG AATGGGATCCTCCAGAACCTGAGCCCTTTTATCAACAGACAGGATTTGAGCGTACCCCCATGCCAGTGTCAGAGGAAAAAGgaactactgtgtattgtataGACTCAG CCATGAAGACCCCCTATTTTACTTCTTCCTGTGTTGGTGGACGCAGAAGGCATTTAAAGAGTTTCTCATCTGGTGCTAACAGCCAAGAGACACCCACACTTTCCTTTGAGTCTCGATTTGAAAGTGGTAATCTCCAAAAAGCAGTTAAAAT TGGCCTTTATGACTATGAGCTCACCTTGCGCAGTGACATGTACACCACTAAGCACACACAGTGGTTCTATTTCCGTGTAAAAAATATGAAGGCAGGCTTCAAGTATCGTTTTACTATTATCAACCTGATGAAGTCCAGCAGTCTGTATGAAGCAGGTATGCGTCCTCTGCTATACTCTGAGCTCGGTACCTGGTATAAGGGAGAGGGCTGGCACCGTGCAGGCAACAACATTCG GTACTACCGGAATCAGAGTGACATCGAGGGGAATGCACTTTATTCCCTCACGTGGACGCTTCAGTTTCCTTATGACAATGATACCTGCTATTTTGCTCACTGCTACCCATACACCTACTCAGATCTTCAGGACTACCTGCGAGTTGTGGTTTCCAACCCGGTCACAGCACTGTACTGTAAAGTGCGGGTGCTGTGTCGCAGCTTGGCAGGTAACTCTGTGTATGTGCTGACTATAACAGCACCAGGCTCCTGGCAGGAGCAAAGGAACAAGCGAGCGGTGGTAGTGACAGCGCGAGTGCATCCTGGAGAAACAAACAGTTCATGGATGATGCAGGGCTTTTTGGATTTCCTGTTGGGCGAGTCAGCTGATGCACGTCTACTAAGGGAAACCTTTGTCTTTAAG GTAGTGCCAATGCTGAATCCTGATGGTGTGGTTGTTGGTAACTACCGCTGCTCGCTGGCTGGACGTGATCTAAACCGCTACTATTGCACTTTACTCCGGGACTTGTTTCCGTGTGTGTGGTACACTCGCAATATGGTGAAACG ATTGCTCGCTGTGAGAGAAGTGGTGCTCTACTGTGATTTTCACGGTCACAGCAGGAAAAACAATGTCTTTATGTACGGTTGTAATGACTCCAAAGATCCTTCAGTATGTCTTCAGGAGCGTGTCTTTCCACTGATGATGAGCAAAAATGCCAAAGACAAG TTTTCATTCAGGAGTTGTAAGTTCAAGATGCAGAAAAGCAAAGAAGGCACTGGCCGCATTGTAATGTGGAGGCTGGGTATCAAAAACAGCTATACAATGGAATCTACTTTTGGAGGATCCACTTTAG gGGACAGAAAAGGAACCCATTTTTCCATAAGAGACCTAAAGTCTTTGGGCTACCACTTTTGCGACACTCTTCTAGACTTCTGTGATCCAGACCAAACCAAG aCTGCACTTTGTCTAACTGAACTGGGAGCATTGTTAAAACAGGAGATCAAACAGAAACTGGGAAAAGATGTGGACTCACTAGATGACCTCACTAATGTAGATATCGAGTCCAG CACAAATGGGTCCAATAGCACAGAATCTGATGGCCTGCCTGCTCATCTTTTAAGCTGCACAGACCAG AATGTAAAAGTGAAGAAAAAACATTTGCGGAGCAGAAAAGAAAGGAACAGACTGCGGCAACAACGAGCACAGAGTACAGAATCCAag GAATCTCTACTTTTAAATGAAAATTTTGTGACCGAAAGAACTGAAGAGGAAACGACACCAATGAAAGAAATACAGGACAAAAGGCAAAAG GGACAATTAGGGAGGATAAATCAGCCTGGAAGGACCTGGATCCCACATCCAACAAAGCGCATTGCAGTTGCTGACCACGTGACATTTTGGGGAGAAAAGCCAGACAGG CATGGCACTGATTACTCCTCCACCATTGAAACTGGAGGGTCAGTGGTTCGTTATGCCTCTTGTCCATCCCAGAGGCAACTGCAGCGCCAACCCCTGATTGTCACTGCAATTAAGCACAGATTATTATCTCTGCCAGTCCAGCATTACCCCATGCCCTTCAGCGAAGATGTTAGAGCTCACCCAGAGATGAGAG GAAGATCTGCTGTGTCAAACATTACACTGCACAG GATTATTCCAGATTTCATTCCTGACAGACACCTGGAACCCTGCCGTTCTACCCACTTCTTCCCAACCCGTTCTGCCAACCAGCTAAAACTCAGACGGGAACAAACAACCCAATCAACCATCGCTTCCCTCAAATGCTTTACTcctgaaatacagaacagcaTGGGTGCCATGAAAACCAACCACAACCACAGAAATGCAGCAG GCATGAGGAATCCTCAGGTGATGCTGGCCTGA